From the genome of Novosphingobium sp. TH158, one region includes:
- a CDS encoding LysR substrate-binding domain-containing protein, giving the protein MRRLPPLRALEAFLRVVRQGSAKAAASELGLSPSALSRRLQALEDFLGKKLFLRQHQALKLTDEGQAFYDAVSPLIEDLAEAVEAQVDTGKLLRLHLGVPSLFAEQRLFPRLLELRKLHPRLHIDVDTGPHLDVRLGDTLDAAIVVTGQPDEALYSVRLDHNKVYAFTSKALAEELGNAPDAAVLSRQTFLIHNELPESFTAWKKAMGLDNLQPAAIDHFDSGQLILEAAAQSLGIAIMHDDHFRRSGDKRIARLYDVEVESPYSYWFVCRPRALDARPVRLFHDWLVNAGV; this is encoded by the coding sequence ATGCGCCGCCTTCCCCCCCTCCGCGCGCTGGAAGCCTTCCTTCGCGTCGTCCGGCAGGGTTCCGCCAAGGCTGCGGCCAGCGAGCTGGGCCTGAGCCCGTCCGCCCTTTCACGCCGCCTGCAGGCGCTTGAGGACTTCCTGGGCAAGAAGCTGTTCCTGCGCCAGCACCAGGCGCTCAAGCTGACGGATGAAGGCCAGGCTTTCTACGATGCCGTCAGCCCGCTGATCGAAGACCTTGCCGAAGCGGTCGAAGCGCAGGTCGATACCGGCAAGCTGCTGCGCCTGCACCTTGGCGTGCCGTCGCTCTTTGCCGAACAGCGCCTGTTCCCGCGCCTGCTTGAACTGCGCAAGCTGCACCCGCGCCTGCATATCGACGTCGATACCGGCCCGCATCTCGACGTGCGGCTGGGCGATACGCTCGATGCAGCCATCGTCGTCACCGGCCAGCCGGACGAGGCGCTCTATTCGGTGCGGCTCGATCACAACAAGGTCTATGCCTTCACCTCGAAGGCGCTGGCAGAGGAACTGGGCAACGCCCCCGATGCCGCCGTGCTATCGCGCCAGACCTTCCTGATCCACAACGAGCTGCCCGAAAGCTTCACCGCCTGGAAAAAGGCCATGGGGCTCGACAACCTGCAGCCCGCAGCGATCGACCACTTCGATTCAGGGCAGCTGATCCTTGAGGCGGCGGCGCAGAGCCTTGGCATCGCCATCATGCATGACGATCACTTCCGCCGATCGGGCGACAAGCGCATCGCCCGGCTTTACGATGTCGAGGTGGAAAGCCCCTATTCCTACTGGTTCGTCTGCCGCCCGCGCGCACTGGATGCCCGGCCGGTGCGCCTGTTCCATGACTGGCTGGTCAACGCCGGGGTCTGA
- a CDS encoding hemolysin family protein, producing MADHSSGDADSRRSLLGSLRTMLGFAKDQSLRAQLEDAIDEHEEDSSPSPAGDLSPIERQMLRNLLHFSEHDADDVAIPRREIVAVPESLTWEELVGAFAEHGHSRMPVYGESLDEIKGMIHIKDVFPFLAGAKAPPKDWLALMRQPLFVPQSRNAIDVLADMRASRTHLAVVFNEYSGTEGIVTIEDLVEEIVGEIEDEHDDAPTDLLTELEGGMWEADAGAELDDVGERIDPRLAEVEEDVDTLGGLAFVLAEQVPPVGAVLHHPSGWSLEVIAGNERHVTRLRLHPPAAAGDEGES from the coding sequence TTGCCAAGGACCAGAGCCTGCGCGCGCAGCTTGAGGATGCGATCGACGAGCATGAGGAGGACTCCTCCCCCTCGCCCGCTGGCGACCTTTCCCCGATCGAACGGCAGATGCTGCGCAACCTGCTGCATTTTTCGGAACACGATGCCGATGACGTCGCCATTCCCCGGCGCGAGATCGTGGCCGTTCCCGAAAGCCTGACCTGGGAAGAACTGGTCGGCGCCTTTGCCGAACACGGCCACAGCCGCATGCCGGTCTATGGCGAGAGCCTCGACGAGATTAAGGGCATGATCCACATAAAGGACGTGTTCCCCTTCCTGGCCGGGGCGAAGGCTCCGCCGAAGGACTGGCTCGCCCTGATGCGCCAGCCGCTGTTCGTGCCGCAATCGCGCAACGCCATCGACGTGCTGGCAGACATGCGCGCCAGCCGCACGCACCTGGCCGTGGTGTTCAACGAGTATTCGGGCACCGAAGGCATCGTCACCATCGAGGACCTGGTCGAGGAAATCGTCGGCGAGATCGAGGACGAGCATGACGATGCCCCCACCGACCTGCTGACCGAGCTGGAAGGCGGCATGTGGGAGGCTGATGCCGGGGCCGAACTCGACGATGTTGGCGAGCGGATCGACCCGCGCCTCGCAGAGGTCGAGGAAGACGTTGATACCTTGGGCGGCCTCGCCTTCGTGCTGGCCGAGCAGGTGCCGCCCGTGGGCGCCGTGCTGCACCATCCCAGCGGCTGGAGCCTTGAGGTTATCGCCGGCAACGAACGCCACGTCACCCGCCTGCGGCTGCACCCGCCCGCGGCCGCCGGTGACGAAGGAGAAAGCTGA